A stretch of DNA from Spirosoma endbachense:
CCGATCACCTTTTTTCTGGAAATCCGGCTGCGGTTGTTCCGCTGACCGAGTGGCTCCCTGATGAACAGATGCAGCGCATTGCCGCTGAAAACAACCTGGCCGAAACGGCTTTTTATGTTAAAACAGAAGGGGAGGCCAACTATCATATTCGCTGGTTTACGCCAACGCTTGAAGTAGACCTTTGCGGCCATGCAACATTGGCTACTGGTTACGTCGTATTTTTTCTGGAACAGAAACCCGAAACAGACCATATATATTTCAGCTCCCGAAGTGGTCCCTTGAAAGTATGCCGGAGTGAAGATGGATGGCTAACGCTCGATTTTCCGATTGATGTGGTGCATAAAGCTAATTTACAGCCACCTGCCCTGTTAGCCAGTCTGAACGAAAAACCGCTGGCAGTTTACAAAGGCAAAACCGATTACATGCTGATCTATGAATCGCAGGCGCAGATTGCAGCTCTGGAGCCTGATTTTCGGGAGATGAGCACTGTGCCGGCGCGTGGCGTTATTGTGACTGCCCCTGGCGATGCCAATTCTGGAATTGACTTTGTATCCCGTTTTTTTGGCCCTCAGTCGGGCATTGATGAAGATCCGGTAACCGGTTCGGCACACACAACCCTCGTACCCTACTGGTCCGAGCAACTCGGAAAGACAGATCTTACGGCTCTCCAGCTGTCGAAACGGGGTGGCTATCTGCGCTGTAAGCTTAATGAAGCTCGTGTCGATATTTCAGGACAAGTACAATTATACCTGACTGGAGAAATACTGTAATGGCTGGTTTATGATTTTTGGTTTACGGCTTTCTCTGCCGACAACCGTAAACCAAAGCCATAAACTACTGACTGTCGGCAACGAACCGTTTCAGGCCCCGTCGGATGGCTTTGGCCATATGCTGGCGAAACCGTTCATCAAGAATACGATCTTCATCGGACCTATTGCTCAGGAACGGCCCTTCGACCAGCACGTTTGGATAGTCGGTAGGTGTGTTGAAGAAAAAATTAAAATGGCCAATATTGCCAAATTCGGCGGCCCCCGTTTTCCGTAGTTCATACAGGATAGCCTGACTCAGTGGCCGAAAACCGATGTGTTTGTAGTACGTACTAACACCTTGTACGCGCGTATTGTCCGATGAATTAAAATGAATGCTGACCAGCAGGTCGGGTAAGTTTTGTCGCATGGCCAGAATACGCGCTGTTGGTCCGATAAGCGTATCGCTCAGGCGGGACATCAGTACCTGAACACCTGCCCGTTCGAGCAGCGAGCGTAACCGATTGGCGACGTCAAGGGTAAATTCTTTTTCCAGACGACCCGACACATTCCCATTTGCGCCTGTATTTGTGCCGCCGTGCCCCGCATCGACTGCAATCGTTAAGCCGCGAAGTTTGTGTTTCTGAGGAGGTCTCCGAACTCGGATCATCAAGGTATTGCGTTGATAATAAATGGAATAGCCCCATGATTGGCTGTGTTTGAGGTCAATAAAAATCCGAACAGTTTCGTCAGAAATCTGCTCAAACCAAACGTTACGGATTTCCTGGGCTGAAGCCAGCTGGGTGATCCAGTTTGTGTTAACGGTAACTCCAAACACATCTACGATCAGCCGTGACGGATTAAGCTGCTGCTGGCTTCGGTAAGGAAAGCGGGCAGGAAGGCGAACGGCCACATAATCGAATCGAGATGGTGAACTCGATTTTGCGGAATCGCCGGAAACGGTCCAGTTTCCGGTGAGCGCAGCTTTGGGATAAGTGTGAAGCGTATCGATCGCAA
This window harbors:
- a CDS encoding PhzF family phenazine biosynthesis protein, translating into MRIYQLDAFTDHLFSGNPAAVVPLTEWLPDEQMQRIAAENNLAETAFYVKTEGEANYHIRWFTPTLEVDLCGHATLATGYVVFFLEQKPETDHIYFSSRSGPLKVCRSEDGWLTLDFPIDVVHKANLQPPALLASLNEKPLAVYKGKTDYMLIYESQAQIAALEPDFREMSTVPARGVIVTAPGDANSGIDFVSRFFGPQSGIDEDPVTGSAHTTLVPYWSEQLGKTDLTALQLSKRGGYLRCKLNEARVDISGQVQLYLTGEIL
- a CDS encoding N-acetylmuramoyl-L-alanine amidase family protein, with the protein product MKVSTNRGRFLIALLATISLNVCFGQTALPVVHDTTLTGYTRTTLTPLYYGLGTDRLGGARMETLDSGVVLTMTGLASVDSTHQFWRVRLSATLTAFIARDQVAIDTLHTYPKAALTGNWTVSGDSAKSSSPSRFDYVAVRLPARFPYRSQQQLNPSRLIVDVFGVTVNTNWITQLASAQEIRNVWFEQISDETVRIFIDLKHSQSWGYSIYYQRNTLMIRVRRPPQKHKLRGLTIAVDAGHGGTNTGANGNVSGRLEKEFTLDVANRLRSLLERAGVQVLMSRLSDTLIGPTARILAMRQNLPDLLVSIHFNSSDNTRVQGVSTYYKHIGFRPLSQAILYELRKTGAAEFGNIGHFNFFFNTPTDYPNVLVEGPFLSNRSDEDRILDERFRQHMAKAIRRGLKRFVADSQ